In Mercurialis annua linkage group LG5, ddMerAnnu1.2, whole genome shotgun sequence, a single genomic region encodes these proteins:
- the LOC126683155 gene encoding uncharacterized protein LOC126683155, with translation MVVEERRVHPDCINASNPYHECVEFCFIKIAESKARTEKLDQVVEDKNRSIQSTALASKKQVEEQQHEERRELGRQSDGDDGGDGDDSPVQENVQDLSELTGRQKKLFELRLKMNEARKANQTAMVAEKKKMEPPQETRGISKQKWLDERKKKIGKLLDANGLEMSNAYMLDTQEAAEAKYKKWEKEPAPYSWDVFNQRTLYKAFKKRSKNIKIDLEEYNKMKEADPEFYREASSLQYGKAPKVSEENIDRMVQELKDREEKRKSFSRRRKFHEDKDIDSINDRNEHFNKKIERAFGKYTLEIKNNLERGTALPD, from the exons ATGGTAGTTGAAGAGAGGAGAGTTCATCCCGATTGTATAAATGCATCTAATCCTTATCATGAGTGTGTTGAATTCTGCTTCATCAAAATTGCTGAATCTAAAGCTCGAACCGAAAAACTCGACCAgg TTGTTGAAGATAAAAACCGGAGCATTCAATCTACTGCACTTGCTTCTAAGAAGCAAGTTGAGGAGCAGCAGCATGAGGAAAGACGGGAGCTTGGCCGACAGTCGGATGGTGATGATGGCGGCGACGGTGACGATTCCCCAGTCCAGGAGAATGTACAAGACCTATCAGAACTTACTGGCAGGCAGAAGAAATTGTTTGAGTTGAGGCTAAAGATG AACGAGGCTAGAAAGGCAAATCAAACGGCAATGGTAGCTGAAAAGAAGAAAATGGAACCCCCGCAGGAAACGAGGGGTATATCCAAACAAAAATGGCTTGAcgagaggaagaagaagattggCAAACTTTTAGATGCTAATGGTTTGGAGATGTCAAATGCATATATGCTGGACACCCAAGAGGCAGCAGAGGCAAAATATAAGAAATGGGAAAAGGAGCCTGCACCATATAGTTGGGACG TATTCAATCAGAGGACACTATACAAGGCTTTTAAGAAAAGGTCAAAGAACATTAAGATTGACCTAGAAGAGTATAACAAAATGAAAGAAGCTGATCCCGAGTTCTACCGAGAAGCCTCGAGTCTCCAATATGGAAAG GCACCAAAGGTCTCTGAAGAAAACATTGACAGGATGGTACAGGAACTTAAGGATCGGGAAGAGAAACGCAAGTCATTTAGTCGAAGGAGGAAATTTCATGAAGACAAGGATATTGACTCAATCAATGACCGTAATGAACATTTCAACAAGAAGATCGAACGAGCTTTTGGTAAATACACTCTGGAGATTAAGAATAATCTTGAGCGAGGAACTGCTTTGCCTGACTAA
- the LOC126682953 gene encoding serine/threonine/tyrosine-protein kinase HT1-like yields the protein MGNALGCTNTVSCFTRNHEQNSVNPVNSALMDLSMLVLGHRFAGGTDSTVCHGSYQDLPVAVKIITPPDKSSSSRIQTQYYREVGFLSRLHHPNVVKLVGGCKNRSDYYIVTEYLPEGSLRVFLNKYKSNGCQSLSFRKLLGFALDIARGMEYIHSQGVIHRDLKPENVLIDQDLHAKIADFGSSCLEADCNKSSSSARVEIAGTYRWMAPEVIEQKGGGTKADVYSFGLILWQLVTGRTPFEDLEGFQVLFAVVNKDLRPVIPEDCCPALRDLIERCWSKKPCKRPEFRLIVQVLQELEREFDT from the coding sequence ATGGGGAATGCCTTGGGTTGCACGAATACGGTTTCTTGCTTCACAAGAAATCATGAACAAAACAGCGTTAATCCTGTTAATTCAGCGCTAATGGATCTATCTATGTTGGTTTTAGGTCACAGATTTGCTGGTGGTACAGACAGTACTGTATGTCATGGTTCGTATCAAGATTTACCAGTCGCGGTTAAAATTATTACCCCTCCGGATAAAAGTTCATCGTCAAGAATACAGACCCAATATTACAGAGAAGTTGGCTTTTTATCTCGTCTTCACCACCCTAATGTTGTAAAACTCGTCGGCGGGTGCAAGAATCGGTCTGATTATTACATCGTTACGGAGTACTTACCCGAAGGTTCTTTAAGGGTTTTTCTTAACAAGTACAAGTCCAATGGATGCCAGTCTCTCTCGTTTAGAAAACTATTAGGGTTTGCTCTGGATATAGCGCGCGGAATGGAGTATATTCACTCGCAAGGAGTTATTCATCGCGATTTGAAGCCGGAAAACGTGCTAATTGATCAAGATTTGCACGCGAAGATTGCGGATTTTGGGTCATCTTGTTTGGAGGCAGATTGTAATAAATCATCATCGTCGGCTAGGGTTGAGATTGCGGGGACTTACAGGTGGATGGCGCCGGAGGTGATAGAACAGAAAGGTGGCGGAACAAAGGCTGACGTGTACAGTTTTGGTCTAATTCTATGGCAATTGGTAACCGGAAGAACTCCGTTTGAAGATTTGGAAGGTTTTCAGGTTTTGTTTGCAGTAGTGAATAAGGATTTGAGACCTGTTATTCCTGAAGATTGCTGTCCTGCATTGAGAGATTTGATTGAACGATGCTGGTCTAAGAAACCTTGTAAGAGGCCGGAGTTTCGGTTGATCGTCCAGGTTTTACAAGAATTAGAAAGAGAATTTGATACTTGA
- the LOC130015457 gene encoding uncharacterized protein LOC130015457, with protein MPYSDSSFRHTTFANTRDPFAPSDSQVRQPPIPSFHSYLGEMGYTPLGTPAQPESDQSWPAPPTHSDVPWRTSTESDFIEQLFYYPAAPTAGQASSSHQLPPSGSPQAQDPSQMYFSTTEPWCSGADLSADPFSSDRFQHFMPPSFTLYPDITSQDLRDTTPAPVIEQPHQPTAEDSDDSEDNDDSDTSDEGDSGDYNPVTDTSRHRRTQQGYDMRTRMRKPARYRD; from the exons ATGCCGTATAGTGACTCATCTTTTAGACATACGACATTTGCCAACACTCGAGATCCTTTTGCGCCATCTGATTCACAG GTTCGCCAGCCGCCGATTCCGTCTTTCCATTCATATCTGGGAGAGATGGGATATACTCCACTAGGTACGCCGGCTCAGCCAGAGTCAGATCAGTCATGGCCTGCACCGCCGACGCATTCAGATGTCCCATGGCGTACGTCGACAGAGTCAGATTTCATTGAACAGTTGTTCTACTATCCCGCCGCACCTACTGCAGGACAGGCGTCATCGTCACATCAGTTACCACCTTCTGGGTCGCCTCAGGCTCAAGATCCTTCGCAGATGTATTTCTCGACTACGGAGCCGTGGTGCTCTGGTGCAGATCTGTCTGCTGATCCGTTTTCCAGTGATCGGTTTCAGCATTTTATGCCTCCTAGTTTTACACTGTATCCGGACATCACCTCGCAGGATCTGCGAGACACTACTCCAGCTCCGGTTATTGAACAGCCACACCAGCCTACAGCCGAAGACAGTGACGATTCAGAAGACAACGACGATTCTGATACTAGTGACGAGGGTGACAGTGGCGACTATAACCCTGTGACTGATACCTCACGTCACCGACGCACTCAGCAGGGTTATGACATGAGAACCCGCATGCGGAAACCGGCTCGATATCGTGACTAG
- the LOC126680157 gene encoding uncharacterized protein LOC126680157, whose product MDYWVQLWNNRNAFVVQGRQLQHPPHYHSQYMDWYRRRCRRWITLQGAEAGTSRDLQERTHVTGEASSSAARRIRFAARSSQLATMEDRRDVTLPPPEPADQPYQLPPLPPCQVDLSSIRGRRRQPRRMPPQPRPEHVYPIPEPLFFHTEVAGTSDIPQPDYWERQHYGSTSGPTPQASYPQFQVPPASMPYVDSFFGDTTFTTTQDRPGPSESQV is encoded by the exons ATGGACTACTGGGTGCAACTTTGGAACAATAGAAACGCGTTTGTAGTTCAGGGCCGGCAGCTTCAGCACCCACCCCATTACCATTCCCAGTACATGGACTGGTATAGGCGTCGATGCCGGAGATGGATTACACTTCAGGGTGCAGAGGCTGGCACTAGT CGCGATTTGCAGGAGAGAACCCATGTTACGGGGGAGGCCAGTTCGAGTGCCGCTCGCAGGATTAGGTTTGCTGCACGAAGTTCTCAGCTTGCTACCATGGAGGATCGCAGGGACGTCACACTTCCCCCTCCTGAGCCAGCGGACCAACCATACCAGCTGCCTCCGCTCCCTCCCTGTCAGGTCGATTTAAGCTCTATTAGAGGGCGGCGTCGACAGCCACGCAGAATGCCTCCACAGCCCCGTCCAGAGCATGTGTACCCTATCCCAGAGCCATTATTTTTTCACACGGAGGTGGCGGGTACCTCAGACATACCGCAGCCGGACTACTGGGAAAGACAACATTACGGGTCAACCTCCGGGCCGACACCCCAAGCATCATATCCACAG TTTCAGGTCCCGCCTGCGTCGATGCCGTATGTTGACTCATTTTTTGGAGATACGACCTTTACGACCACACAGGATCGACCAGGGCCATCTGAGTCACAGGTTTGA